In the Hemitrygon akajei chromosome 7, sHemAka1.3, whole genome shotgun sequence genome, one interval contains:
- the rgs3a gene encoding regulator of G-protein signaling 3a isoform X9, with product MLHTMVDFSEKYLERAKDMKNRLGFLRRRNDSGSGTHAAKLDKVSKTVKPSCEEAMKWGESLEKLLIHKYGLAAFRAFLRTEFSEENLEFWLACEDYKKSKSQSKMTSKAKKIFGEYIAIQSCKEVNLDSHTREHTKENLQKVSRSCFDLAQKRIYGLMEKDSYPRFLRSDLYLDLINQKKQSPLS from the exons ATGTTGCACACAATGGTGGACTTTTCAGAAAAATACCTTGAAAG AGCCAAAGATATGAAAAACCGTTTGGGATTTCTCCGAAGGCGCAATGATTCCGGCTCAGGAACCCATGCTGCAAAGCTCGACAAAGTCAGCAAAACCGTGAA accctccTGTGAAGAAGCTATGAAGTGGGGAGAGTCTTTGGAAAAGCTTCTCATCCATAAAT ATGGATTAGCCGCGTTCAGAGCTTTCCTACGCACAGAATTCAGCGAGGAGAACCTGGAATTCTGGCTGGCATGTGAGGATTACAAAAAATCCAAATCGCAATCCAAGATGACTTCCAAGGCAAAAAAGATATTTGGGGAATATATTGCCATTCAGTCTTGCAAAGAG GTTAATTTGGACTCCCACACGAGAGAACACACCAAGGAGAATCTCCAGAAAGTCTCGCGGTCCTGCTTTGATCTTGCCCAGAAAAGGATATACGGCTTAATGGAGAAGGACTCCTACCCTCGGTTCCTCAGATCAGACCTCTACCTGGACCTGATCAATCAGAAGAAACAGAGCCCGTTGTCATAG
- the rgs3a gene encoding regulator of G-protein signaling 3a isoform X8, which produces MPFFRDVSKPQPHEFHSEMLVSLLQCTGPGGGLHRRHTLKEAKDMKNRLGFLRRRNDSGSGTHAAKLDKVSKTVKPSCEEAMKWGESLEKLLIHKYGLAAFRAFLRTEFSEENLEFWLACEDYKKSKSQSKMTSKAKKIFGEYIAIQSCKEVNLDSHTREHTKENLQKVSRSCFDLAQKRIYGLMEKDSYPRFLRSDLYLDLINQKKQSPLS; this is translated from the exons ATGCCATTTTTCAGAGATGTGTCAAAGCCACAACCACACGAATTCCATTCAGAAATGCTTGTGAGCTTGCTGCAGTGTACGGGCCCCGGAGGGGGCTTACATCGACGGCATACCCTGAAAGA AGCCAAAGATATGAAAAACCGTTTGGGATTTCTCCGAAGGCGCAATGATTCCGGCTCAGGAACCCATGCTGCAAAGCTCGACAAAGTCAGCAAAACCGTGAA accctccTGTGAAGAAGCTATGAAGTGGGGAGAGTCTTTGGAAAAGCTTCTCATCCATAAAT ATGGATTAGCCGCGTTCAGAGCTTTCCTACGCACAGAATTCAGCGAGGAGAACCTGGAATTCTGGCTGGCATGTGAGGATTACAAAAAATCCAAATCGCAATCCAAGATGACTTCCAAGGCAAAAAAGATATTTGGGGAATATATTGCCATTCAGTCTTGCAAAGAG GTTAATTTGGACTCCCACACGAGAGAACACACCAAGGAGAATCTCCAGAAAGTCTCGCGGTCCTGCTTTGATCTTGCCCAGAAAAGGATATACGGCTTAATGGAGAAGGACTCCTACCCTCGGTTCCTCAGATCAGACCTCTACCTGGACCTGATCAATCAGAAGAAACAGAGCCCGTTGTCATAG